The following coding sequences lie in one Seriola aureovittata isolate HTS-2021-v1 ecotype China chromosome 5, ASM2101889v1, whole genome shotgun sequence genomic window:
- the snapc4 gene encoding snRNA-activating protein complex subunit 4 isoform X5, with translation MYLGRFLKPYFKDKLTGLGPPANQETKEKTSRMTGCLDDRKLKMKRWESWQKTLLIHSVTRDSLRRQIQPKLSKVDYLSQKLSSAGETDRQQLREQIDSLERDIDLLRGKKEEELIGDRYEEHDWPKISNIDFEGTREAEDIRRFWQNFLHPSISKTPWSQEEVQQLKEVSRRHEERHWETIAQELGTGRTAFMCLQTFQRFVSDSLRHSSWTPAEDDLLRELVDKMRIGNFVPYTQMSYFMEGRDPAQLIYRWNQVLDPSLKKGLWSKEEDELLLQAVFRHRAKNWWKIRLEVPGRTDSACRDRYYDCLKAGTKRGAFDKQERELLLQLVDKHGVGRWAKIAAEIPHRYDAQCLREWRKLSRPRPPAAQKTKRAKKPRRRRAKKKGSPVRRRIRRKLMKIKEEESSEEEREELVVPYMDSDEEEEKKKKKKVKRVEVKEKEYILPPIQDWIPAETAQQVNFLSFRPVVLPSSGDTPPGEPVRSTILGQFGRSVIVGPNPRELQWEERHSSSTMMMVSADQLRAHLYRQVNKCNDQSCRSRGKRQTVRKKHAGRVTDTALNYELQAAVIPWIGNLLIPSKTRLTAADTLRERGEKTRLPSTPIFLLLLQTMNVDTVGCKDMIEQRRNRVVLLNPPAVRMKDPKTIAGMLQRRRLTTEQLMELAPPTSSSTSQHSPAAFHSDHDYFFFNPSPTPKQPSDPALDMPLKVQCRRRKRGRGEEQDGVTSSQGDQCAGRTGDPGGGACTRMTGDPVGGARTGEIQEGKRVRKLSQKARALQDAEAEAQKKTKRRTSSSHTETKAEAQKKTKRRTSSPHTETKAEAQKKTKRRTSSSPCKKRHCASRSKQEVVQVDSQPPGLRLLPGQSMWVMTPGGLVQLAEAPPQGLQLVLVPGPPHLHPPPPGNILSCPVAMPPLQLIPMPGLSQPLPLLPPPTCPSKTLPPTFVLQPVPNPNSSPLPFCPPQRPPKLCLPYNSTVRVDPAEPPPLRREALQFDPSLMSLEPPPAVRDWLSGRGGVVVPGVGVALPYLPPFVSSLSTLSALLRAKRSLTSSSLELLSRGSEPRHPQTTPRPDGATETSSSPPPDLPDSTSDLRAAGDPPAPSVTSDLLQEKEEEEQEEDKAEFVIAVRQLVTERFSGNPAYQLLKARFLSCFTVPALLATIQPIKEKTVARPASQEEEEQEEEDEKEAEAELKKIKERGRQRRAERSLLLCDGSGAPANHFSGIINTSTPPPDQTRPDR, from the exons ATGTACCTAGGTCGCTTCCTAAAACCGTACttcaaggacaaactgacaGGACTG GGTcctccagccaatcaggagacAAAGGAGAAGACCAGCAGAATGACAGGATGTTTGGATGACAGGAAGCTGAAAATGAAACGAT GGGAGAGCTGGCAGAAAACCCTGCTGATCCACTCGGTGACCAGAGACAGTCTGAGGAGACAGATCCAACCCAAACTCTCCAA gGTGGACTACCTGAGTCAGAAGCTGTCCTCAGCaggggagacagacaggcagcagctcagagagcaAATAGACAGTTTGGAGAGAGACATCGACCTGCTCAG agggaagaaggaggaggagctgattGGTGATCGATATGAAGAACACGATTGGCCGAAAATCTCCAACAttgat TTTGAAGGGACGAGGGAGGCGGAGGATATCCGTCGTTTCTGGCAGAACTTCCTCCACCCTTCCATCAGTAAGACTCCGTGGAGTCAGGAGGaggtgcagcagctgaaggaggtCAGCAGGAGACACGAGGAGAGACACTGGGAGACCATCGCTCAGGAGctgggg acGGGGAGGACAGCCTTCATGTGTCTTCAGACGTTCCAACGTTTTGTCTCCGACTCGTTGAGACACAGCAGTTGGACTCCGGCTGAAGACGATCTGCTCAGAGAGCTGGTGGACAAGATGAGGATCGGAAACTTCGTCCCCTACACGCAGA tgagTTACTTCATGGAGGGTCGTGACCCTGCTCAGCTGATCTACAGGTGGAACCAGGTGTTGGACCCAAGTCTGAAGAAAGGCTTGTGGagcaaagaggaggatgag ctccTGCTGCAGGCTGTCTTTCGTCACAGGGCGAAGAACTGGTGGAAGATCAGGTTGGAGGTTCCTGGACGGACAGACAGCGCCtgcagagacag gtattATGACTGTCTGAAGGCGGGAACAAAGAGAGGAGCGTTTgacaaacaggagagagaactgctgctgcagctggtggaTAAACATGGAGTTG GTCGCTGGGCGAAGATCGCTGCTGAGATCCCCCACCGTTACGATGCTCAGTGTCTGAGGGAGTGGAGGAAACTCAGCAGGCCACGCCCCCCTGCTGCTCAG AAAACTAAGAGAGCTAAAAAACCACGGAGGAGACGAGCGAAGAAGAAAGGTTCTCCTGTCAGGAGGAGGATCAGGAGGAAACTGATGAAGatcaaggaggaggagagcagtgaggaggagcgggaggagCTGGTGGTGCCATACATGGacagtgatgaggaggaggagaagaagaagaagaagaaggtgaagagggtggaggtgaaggagaaggaGTACATCCTCCCTCCCATACAGGACTGGATTCCAGCAGAGACAGCTCAGCAGGTCAACTTCCTGAGCTTTCGCCCGGTGGTGTTGCCTTCTTCAGGAGATACCCCCCCCGGGGAGCCGGTCCGCTCAACCATCCTGGGCCAGTTTGGACGCTCTGTGATCGTCGGACCAAACCCCAGAGAGCTGCAGTGGGAGGAgcgtcacagcagcagcaccatgATGATGGTGTCAGCTGACCAGCTGCGAGCCCACCTGTACCGGCAGGTAAACAAGTGCAATGACCAGAGCTGCCGCTCCCGAGGTAAGCGCCAGACCGTCAGAAAGAAGCACGCGGGCCGAGTGACGGACACAGCACTGAACTACGAACTGCAGGCCGCCGTCATTCCCTGGATCGGGAACCTGCTGATCCCATCTAAAACCAGACTGACGGCGGCCGACAccctgagggagagaggggagaagacccgcctcccctccacccccatCTTCCTGCTTCTCCTGCAGACCATGAACGTGGACACTGTGGGCTGCAAGGACATGATCGAGCAGAGGAGGAACAGGGTGGTGTTACTAAACCCCCCCGCCGTCCGGATGAAGGACCCAAAGACCATCGCCGGGATGCTGCAGCGGAGGAGGCTGACGACGGAGCAGCTGATGGAGTTagccccacccacctcctcATCAACCAGTCAACACTCACCTGCTGCTTTCCACAGCGACCATGACTACTTCTTCTTTAATCCTAGCCCCACCCCCAAACAACCATCTGACCCCGCCCTAGACATGCCCCTAAAAGTTCaatgcaggaggaggaaacgagggaggggggaggagcaGGACGGGGTGACGAGCAGTCAGGGTGACCAATGTGCAGGTAGGACAGGCGACCCTGGGGGCGGGGCTTGTACAAGGATGACAGGTGACCCTGTGGGCGGGGCTCGTACAGGTGAGATCCAGGAAGGAAAGAGGGTCCGGAAGCTGAGTCAGAAAGCCAGAGCTCTGCAGGACGCTGAG GCTGAAGCCCagaagaagacgaagaggaGGACTTCTTCTTCTCATACTGAGACCAAG GCTGAAGCCCagaagaagacgaagaggaGGACTTCTTCTCCTCATACTGAGACCAAG gCTGAAGCCCagaagaagacgaagaggaggacttcttcttctccttgtaAAAAGCGTCATTGTGCGTCTCGGAGTAAGCAGGAAGTGGTACAGGTGGACTCTCAGCCTCCCGGGCTGCGTTTACTTCCTGGTCAGTCGATGTGGGTCATGACTCCTGGTGGCTTGGTCCAGCTGGCAGAAGCCCCGCCCCAAGGCCTGCAGTTGGTGTTGGTGCCGGGCCCCCCCCACCTACATCCACCTCCACCTGGGAATATTTTAAGCTGCCCAGTGGCCATGCCCCCCCTGCAGCTCATCCCAATGCCTGGTCTGAGTCAGCCactccctcttcttcccccGCCCACATGTCCCTCTAAGACCCTTCCCCCAACCTTTGTCTTGCAACCTGTCCCAAACCCCAACTCCTCCCCACTCCCCTTTTGTCCCCCCCAGCGTCCCCCTAAACTCTGCCTGCCTTATAATAGCACCGTCAGAGTGGACCCAGCGGAGCCCCCTCCCCTCAGGAGGGAGGCGCTGCAGTTCGACCCGTCTCTGATGTCTCTGGAGCCGCCGCCAGCTGTGCGTGATTGGCTGAGCGGGCGAGGAGGGGTGGTGGTACCTGGAGTGGGCGTGGCTCTGCCCTACCTACCTCCCTTTGTCAGCAGTCTGAGCACGCTCAGTGCGCTGCTCCGGGCCAAGAGATCTCTGACATCCTCGTCCCTGGAGCTTCTGAGTCGAGGCTCCGAACCCCGACACCCCCAAACCACACCACGACCTGACGGCGCTACAGAGACCTCCAGTTCACCTCCACCAGACCTGCCAGACTCCACCTCTGACCTAAGAGCAGCCGGGGACCCGCCAG ctccctctgtcacctctgacctcctgcaggagaaggaggaagaggagcaggaggaagacaAGGCGGAGTTTGTGATAGCCGTGCGTCAGCTGGTGACTGAGCGTTTCTCAGGTAACCCTGCCTACCAGCTGCTGAAGGCCCGCTTCCTTTCCTGCTTCACTGTCCCCGCCCTCCTGGCCACCATCCAGCCAATCAAAGAGAAGACTGTGGCTCGGCCCGCCTctcaagaggaggaggagcaggaggaggaagatgagaaggAGGCGGAGGCGGAGCtaaagaaaatcaaagagagagggaggcagaggagagcagag AGATCTTTGCTGCTGTGTGATGGCTCAGGAGCTCCTGCCAATCACTTCTCAGGAATCATCAACACCAGCACCCCCCCACctgaccagaccagaccagaccggTAG